The Mycolicibacterium mageritense genome contains a region encoding:
- a CDS encoding DeoR/GlpR family DNA-binding transcription regulator codes for MLPVERHEAIVEAVGATQAVSTDELVRLLGVSAETVRRDLALLEEQGALRRVHGGAAAVADRHVIEPTYTERTIIRHQAKAQLARVAAGLLKNGQTVVIDIGTTAVAVAQAIPRGFTGTVITPSLPVAVELADRPGITVLVAGGRVRAGDLACSNAHAKAFFADIYADIALLGSGGVDAQAGLTDYHFDEVDVRRTIIANSARSYILADSSKLGQVAPYRVCEFSAVDGLITDQNTDPAVAAAIEETGGVVLSARPSA; via the coding sequence GTGCTGCCAGTTGAGCGGCATGAGGCGATCGTCGAAGCGGTCGGCGCCACCCAGGCGGTCAGCACCGATGAGCTGGTCCGCCTGCTCGGAGTCTCGGCCGAGACGGTGCGGCGTGACCTGGCACTCCTCGAAGAACAGGGCGCACTGCGCCGGGTACACGGCGGCGCGGCCGCCGTCGCCGACCGGCATGTCATCGAACCCACCTACACCGAGCGCACGATCATCCGGCACCAGGCCAAGGCCCAGCTGGCGCGGGTCGCCGCGGGTCTGCTCAAGAACGGCCAGACCGTGGTCATCGACATCGGGACGACGGCTGTGGCGGTCGCGCAGGCGATCCCCCGCGGATTCACCGGAACGGTGATCACGCCGTCACTGCCGGTCGCCGTGGAACTGGCCGACCGGCCGGGAATCACGGTGCTGGTGGCCGGGGGCCGGGTCCGCGCGGGTGACCTGGCCTGCTCGAACGCGCACGCCAAGGCCTTTTTCGCCGACATCTACGCCGACATCGCACTGCTCGGATCCGGCGGGGTCGACGCGCAGGCCGGGCTCACCGACTACCACTTCGACGAGGTCGACGTGCGTCGCACGATCATCGCGAACAGCGCACGCAGTTACATCCTGGCCGACTCGTCCAAGCTCGGGCAGGTCGCGCCGTACCGCGTGTGCGAGTTCAGCGCCGTCGACGGACTCATCACCGATCAGAACACCGATCCGGCTGTTGCAGCAGCCATCGAAGAGACGGGAGGTGTTGTCCTGTCGGCGCGTCCCAGCGCCTGA
- a CDS encoding aldehyde dehydrogenase family protein, with product MIVDHIYPATGRPNGTVTLAGAREIDHAVRTAAEAQREWVALTVDRRRDLLIDLADVVHDRLDELAGLNVADYGVPISFAGTALLLERFLRHFAGYVDKPHGVSTPVNGSFDINLVEREPYGVVAVLTPWNGALAVAASCAVPALAAGNAVVLKPSELAPFAARHFGELCAEAGLPAGLVGVVPADAEGGDALVRHAGVGKIAFTGGGTTARKVLQAAATNLTPVVTELGGKSANIVFDDADLDLAATLSAHQGPLMQSGQSCACASRILVHETVYDEFLEKFLAVVAAAKVGDPTDPATVFGPMISRSAADRILATIETAVSTGAGELLLGGNRIGGALADGYFIEPTVFGGVDNASALAQTETFGPVVSVMRFRDEDDAVRIANDTPYGLNAFVQTTDLNRAHRVARGLESGSVWINQFSDISPQGPYGGYKQSGFGRTGGLEGLREFQQVKNIRIAMR from the coding sequence ATGATCGTCGATCACATCTATCCCGCGACCGGCCGGCCCAACGGGACGGTGACCCTGGCCGGGGCCCGAGAGATCGACCACGCGGTCCGCACGGCCGCCGAAGCGCAGCGAGAATGGGTGGCGCTCACCGTCGACCGGCGACGGGATCTGCTGATCGACCTTGCCGACGTGGTGCACGACCGCCTCGACGAACTCGCCGGGCTCAACGTTGCCGATTACGGGGTGCCGATCTCGTTCGCGGGCACCGCACTGCTGCTCGAGCGATTCCTCCGGCATTTCGCGGGCTACGTCGACAAGCCGCACGGCGTCAGCACCCCGGTCAACGGGTCGTTCGACATCAATCTCGTCGAGCGGGAGCCCTATGGCGTCGTCGCCGTACTCACGCCGTGGAACGGCGCCCTCGCGGTTGCGGCGTCGTGCGCCGTGCCTGCGTTGGCTGCGGGCAACGCCGTGGTCTTGAAGCCCTCGGAGCTCGCGCCGTTCGCGGCCCGGCACTTCGGCGAATTGTGCGCCGAGGCAGGTCTGCCCGCGGGCCTCGTCGGCGTCGTACCCGCAGATGCCGAGGGCGGCGACGCGCTGGTGCGACACGCCGGCGTCGGCAAGATCGCCTTCACGGGAGGTGGCACGACCGCGCGCAAGGTGTTGCAGGCTGCCGCGACGAATCTGACGCCCGTGGTCACCGAACTGGGCGGCAAATCGGCGAACATCGTGTTCGACGATGCCGACCTGGACCTCGCCGCCACGTTGTCGGCGCACCAGGGTCCACTCATGCAATCCGGCCAGAGCTGTGCGTGCGCGAGCCGGATCCTGGTGCACGAAACGGTGTACGACGAATTCCTGGAGAAGTTCCTTGCGGTCGTCGCTGCGGCCAAGGTCGGTGACCCGACCGATCCCGCGACGGTCTTCGGGCCCATGATCAGCCGGTCTGCAGCCGACCGGATCCTGGCCACCATCGAAACCGCGGTGTCCACAGGTGCGGGCGAGCTGTTGTTGGGCGGCAACCGGATCGGCGGCGCCCTTGCCGACGGCTACTTCATCGAGCCGACCGTGTTCGGCGGCGTCGACAACGCGTCGGCGCTCGCGCAAACCGAGACATTCGGCCCGGTCGTGTCGGTCATGAGATTCCGCGACGAGGACGATGCCGTGCGGATCGCCAACGACACTCCCTACGGGCTCAACGCGTTCGTCCAGACCACGGACCTGAACCGCGCACATCGGGTGGCCCGCGGGCTCGAGTCCGGATCGGTGTGGATCAACCAGTTCAGCGACATCTCTCCGCAGGGTCCGTACGGCGGCTACAAGCAGAGTGGCTTCGGCCGGACCGGCGGGCTGGAAGGTCTGCGCGAGTTCCAGCAGGTGAAGAACATCCGCATCGCCATGCGTTGA